A stretch of the Dioscorea cayenensis subsp. rotundata cultivar TDr96_F1 unplaced genomic scaffold, TDr96_F1_v2_PseudoChromosome.rev07_lg8_w22 25.fasta BLBR01000736.1, whole genome shotgun sequence genome encodes the following:
- the LOC120254917 gene encoding probable leucine-rich repeat receptor-like protein kinase At1g35710, with translation MESWLPSKFTTILAEILMLVLLSQLVLFFSNLYFPVPIMVTSSKSESQGKALLQWKATLETQDLLHTWMSTGNPCTWTGITCKYDGYLMLTIIRVQLGELGLEGKLETLNFSALPSLHILNLTNNKLHGTIPAAILALPKLTTLYLFGKNLRSTIPLELGNLTRIKTLWLSQNQISGSLPTSFAKLLNLNLLTISKNFLVKSVPPVFRNLTKLKCLYLWSNRLSGSIPNEIGNLVSLTGFNISNNQITGLILPSLGSLKSLTSLALSHNYLFGKMPDEFTNLTNLNNLQLVNNNLSDNLPQDLARRGLLNELALAYNNFLGSIPTSLKNSTNLVRAHLERNQFTGDVSESFRVHIYLDYINISFKKLSGTLTPFWGHVLI, from the coding sequence ATGGAATCATGGCTTCCCTCAAAGTTCACCACCATCCTAGCTGAAATATTGATGCTAGTGTTGCTTTCACAGTTAGTActtttcttctccaatcttTATTTCCCTGTTCCAATAATGGTCACTTCTTCAAAGAGTGAATCTCAAGGGAAAGCTCTTCTTCAATGGAAAGCCACCCTTGAAACACAAGACCTCCTTCACACTTGGATGTCAACGGGCAATCCGTGCACCTGGACTGGAATCACATGCAAATATGATGGTTATCTCATGCTAACCATCATCAGGGTCCAACTAGGAGAGTTAGGACTAGAAGGGAAGCTAGAGACTCTCAACTTCTCAGCTCTGCCGTCTCTACACATTCTCAACCTCACCAACAACAAGCTCCATGGAACAATCCCTGCAGCCATTTTAGCTCTCCCCAAGCTTACCACCCTTTATCTCTTTGGTAAGAATCTTAGAAGCACCATCCCATTAGAGCTTGGTAATTTGACAAGGATCAAGACCTTGTGGCTCTCTCAGAATCAGATAAGTGGCTCCCTACCTACTTCTTTTGCAAAGCTTCTAAATCTGAATTTATTAACCATCTCCAAAAATTTCTTAGTTAAATCTGTTCCTCCAGTTTTTAGAAACTTGACCAAACTCAAGTGTTTATATTTATGGAGCAATAGACTCAGTGGTTCCATTCCTAATGAGATTGGGAATTTAGTGAGCTTAACTGGTTTTAACATTTCCAACAACCAAATAACTGGATTAATCCTTCCATCACTTGGAAGTTTGAAAAGTCTTACCAGTTTGGCATTAAGTCATAATTATCTCTTTGGGAAGATGCCCGATGAATTCACAAACCTcacaaatttaaataatctTCAATTAGTTAACAACAACCTTTCAGATAATCTACCACAAGATTTGGCAAGACGAGGTTTACTTAACGAACTTGCTTTGGCATATAATAATTTCCTAGGTTCCATTCCAACgagtttgaaaaattcaacaaatttaGTGAGAGCCCATCTTGAAAGAAACCAATTCACTGGAGATGTCTCTGAAAGCTTTCGTGTTCATATTTATTTGGATTATATTAATATAAGCTTCAAGAAATTGTCTGGCACATTAACACCATTTTGGGGGCATGTGTTAATTTGA